The Verrucomicrobiota bacterium region CCCGCTCCCATTCCTCGACCGTCGGAAGACGCCCTTGGGCCCAAGCGGCGTAGGCAAAGGCGTCCCAGAAATCGACCCCAAAGACCGGGTAATCCGGGCTCAAGGCCACCCCTTCATAACTCGCTCCAAAAAAGGCCGCCTGGTAGATGGCCTCCCAATCCTCCGGCTGGTAGCTCCCCTTGTCCTCCGGCTCATCCCGGTGGGCGTAGGCCCCCATCGTCTCAGGGAATTCGGCCGCTTGTTCCAGGAACTCGGCATACTGTCCGATCGTCACCTCATGCTGCGCTACCCAAAAGGACCGCACGGTCGCTCTCTCCCCCTCGCCAAAGACAAACTCGCCCCCCGCCACCGGAAGGAAGGTGGCTTGGATCGAGGGCTCCTTCGGCTTCTCCCGATTGAAATAGCCCAAAACGGCATTCCCCCCTACCACGCAACCCACCAGCAACAGGAAAAGAAAGCCGTAGCCGCGGATCTGCTTGCGGAGCTTGAGCCGCTTGCGTTCCTGCTGGATTCGCTCGGAGCGCAGCCGCTTCGTCTCGGAGGGGCGCGCCCGCAACTCCCCTCGCACCTGGGCCACCAGCTCTTGGAAGCGCGCCCAGGTCAATCCCGCCACCTCCTCGGCCTGCAAGAGTTCGACGAAGCGACTCTGCACCAGCGGGGTGGCCGGGTCTTGGCTCGAGAGCAAATTGAGGACACTCTCGGCCAGCCGCTGGATGCTGGCCAGCCGCTCCTCCATCTCCTGCTCCCCGCTCGCCGCCAAGTTCATCAAGCGCACCTCCCCCTCCTCCGAGAGATAGACGTGCTCGGGCTCCAGCGGGGTGTGCGCCACCCCGGCGGATTCCAGCTTTCCCATGGCGGCCGCCGCCTCCGCCAGCACCGTCAAGCCCTGCCTGGCCGAGAGAAATTCCTGAGCCGCGTCCCAAGCTGCGAGCGACTTCCCGGGCAGCCTTTCGAAAGTGTAAAAGACGCCTCCCGCTACCCGATGGGCCTCAAAAACGGGGGCCAATCCCCCCACCTTGAGATTCGCCTTGGCTCGCACATTCTCCAGGAAACGCTGGACGGCCGACTCGTCCTCCGCCAGCTCCGGCCGCAGGCGCACCAACATGACGGTGCGGGCCACCGAAACCTGTTCCGCCTCATAGGTCCGGGAAATCGGCCCTTCGGCCAACAATCGCCCGATTTGGTAGTCGCCCAACTCTTCCATACTGGTGCCTCTCCTGCGCGTGGATTCTTACGGGTGCAATGGGAAACGCTCTTTCAGAAGGGCCAAGTTTCCGGCAGGCTTTCGTCTTGAAGCCACCGCGGAATTCGAGAAGCTCCCCCATGCCTGCCCGCAGCCTTCCCAGCGCCGAGGAGGCCAGCTCCTGGCAGCCGGTGGAAGTGGCCCGCCAGCTGGCTCATCTCGATGGATTCTGCTTTCTCGACACCTCGGGACACGAGCGAGAGGGCCGGGATCGCTTCTCGCTCCTGGCAGCCCACCCCGAGAGGGTGGTCGAAGGCCATCTGCAGGAGGACCTCGCCTCCTTCCGGGCCCTCTGGGAGGCCACCCAAAGCGAACCGGGCGGCGACCTCGGCCTGCCCGGGCCCTCTTGGATTGGCAGCGTGGAGTACGACGGCCATTTTGCCTTTGGCTACTACCCCCGGCCCCTCTGTTTCGACCACCAAAGCGCCCGTTGGTTGGGCGATCTCTCGCTCCTGAGCGAGCGAAAGCCCACTGCCCCACCTTCCGACTCGCAGGAGCCGGCCGGCAGGAACCCCTTCCCTCCCGGTCCCGCCCCTCGGCCCGGCCTGACCCGTCAGGAGTTCGAAGCGGCCGTGCGCCGAGCCCAAGCCTACATCGCCGCGGGCGATATCTACCAAGTCAATCTCTCCCAGCAGTTCTCCCTCCCCGCGCCCAGCTCGCTGGATAGCTTCGCCCTCTACGAGCGCCTTCGGCAGGCCTCGCCCGCTCCCCATGCGGCCTTTCTTCGCCAAGCCGGGCGAGATGTCCTCAGTGCCTCGCCCGAGACCTTCCTCCGCATGAGCGGCCGCCAGCTCCTGACCCGACCCATCAAGGGGACCCGGCCCCGCTACCGCGACCCCCAAACCGATGAACGCTCCGCCTACGAACTGCTGACCTCTGCCAAGGAACTGGCCGAGCTCGTCATGATCACCGACCTCGAACGCAATGACCTGGGCCAAGTGGCCGAGATCGGTAGCGTGACCGTGAGCGAACTCCTCAAGCTCGAACGCTTCGCCCAAGTCTTCCACCTCGTCTCCACGGTCGAAGCCACCTTGCGGGAACCGCTCGATCATTTGGATGTCCTCCAAGCGTGCTCCCCCGGCGGCTCCATCACGGGCGCACCCAAAAAACGAGCCCGTGAAATCATTGCCGAACTGGAGCCCATCCCTCGCGGCCTCTACACCGGAGCCATCGGTTACCTCGGGGCCAAGGGAGAGAGCCAATTCAGCATCGCCATCCGCACCATGGTGCGGGAGGGAGGCCAGCTTCACTTCCATGCTGGGGCTGGCATCGTGGCCGACTCCGTGCCCGAGCGCGAGTATGAGGAAACCCTGCAAAAAGCCAGCGGCCTCTTCCAGGCCTTGGCCCGCCCTTGGCCGGAAGCGCGGGCTTGCTCGACATGAAAAAAGCCGTCGCGGACTCCACGACGGCTTCTCTTAAAAAAAATGCTGGCAGAGCCTGCCTTCAGAGACTGCCCTTGAGCCCGGCCCCGGGCGTGAAACGGACGGACTTGGAAGCCTTGATCTTGAGCGGTTCGCCCGTCTTGGGATTGCGGCCCATGCGGGCGGCGCGCTTGCTGACTTTGAAAGTGCCGAAACCGATGATTTGCACCGTCTTGTCCTTTTTGATCCCCTTGGTGATCGAACCGAGAACGGCATCGAGCGCATCGCTCGCTTCTTTTTTGGAGGCCTCTTTGCCGAGGGACTTCTGAATGGCTTCTATAAGTTCAGACTTGTTCATAGACCAAAACGGTGGCTCCGCTTGAGGATACTGTAAAGTGTTATCGACTAAAGAAATCGCCCCCAGCCTTGATATTGCAAGGACTGGCCGCCTCCCGCCCGCATCATGAGCCTTCATCCCTACCTCCAGTTTCAGCCAAAAATCGACCCGAGCGCCTTCATCGCTCCCTCGGCCGATCTCATTGGCCGCGTCACCGTGGAGGAGAAGGCCAGCATCTGGTATGGGGCCGTTCTCCGTGGGGATATCGAGGCCATTCACATCGGCGCCCATAGCAATGTCCAAGACGGCAGCGTCATTCACCTCGAGAGCCAGCGCGGCACCCACGTGGGGGAGTATGTCACCGTCGGGCACAAAGCCCTCCTGCATGCCTGCGAAGTCCAAGACGAATGCCTCATTGGCATGGGCGCCATTGTCATGGATCACAGCGTGATCGGGGAACAGTCGCTGGTGGCGGCCGGAACGCTCGTGCTCAAACACACCATCGTGCCCCCCGGCTCGCTCGTCCTGGGCAGCCCAGCCCGAGTCGTGCGCCCCTTGAGCCCGGAAGAACGAGCCTCGCTCAAGCCTTGGGCCGAAAAATACGTCCGCGTCTCCCGCAAATACCTAGACCGTAAGAGCGCCTCCCCCTCCGGCAACGCTTCTTGAGCTCACCCGCCGCCATGGATATCCTGCCCGCCCACGTCAAGACCGTGCTCCCCACCAGCGGAGGGGCGGCCGTCTTTCTGGAAACAGAAGAAAAGGTCTTCGTCATTTACATGGACCACGCTATGGGCGCGGCCATCACGATGCAGATGCGAGACGTGCCCAAGGAGCGCCCCCTGACCCACGACCTCATCGGCTCCCTTCTGGAGGGCTTTGGGGCCCGAGCCAGCCGTGTCATTGTGAATGAATTTCGCGAGGACATCTTCTTCGCCCGCCTCATCCTGGAAGCGGAGAACGAACTCCTCGGTCATCAGATCATTGAATTGGATGCACGTCCTAGCGATGCCATCACCATCGCCACCCAGCAGAGCGCCCCCCTCTTCGTGACCCGCCAAGTCCTCGATGCCGTCGAGGACATGACCCACATCTTGGAAGAAATGAAGAACCGCGGCTTCCAAGTCGACGAAGACGCAGGCCCGCCCGACGCCCCCTGAGAAACCCTCTCCTCTCCCTCACCCCTCCATGAACGCCCTCTACCGCGCCCTCGCCTTTCTCCTCATGCTCGCCCTCGGGGCCTGGGTCGGCTGGACCGCTTGGCAAATTGAAGGCGCCGTGCAAGCGGCCGAAAAAGAGAAGTTGGAAATCGAAATCCCGCTCCAGAAATCCATCCCGCCGCCCGGGCAAGGCTTCGTGCAAATCGAAGACCTCGAGGCCTCCTGGAAGCGGCTGGGTCCGGCTCGAGAACGCCTGCAAGAACTCCTCGAGAACGAAGGCCTCTTGCAATCGCCCGCAGCCATCGCGCTCTTTGCCTTGGCCGCCTACTGCCTCTTCGCCATCCAAGCGCGCCTCTTCAAATTTCTCTCATTCATCGCTCTCCTGGTGGCCCTCGGCGCCTTGGGCCTGGCTTGGCAGCGAGGCTACCTCCCCTTCGTCAGTTAGCCGCGCGCAGTGCCGCGACCGCCTCCGCCATGTCAGGGGCTTGGAAGGTGGAGGAACCCGCTACCATCACATTGGCTCCCGCTCGGGCGCAGAGCCCCGCCGTCCCCACGCCGATTCCCCCGTCCACCTCGATTTGGAAGGAAAGGCTTTGGGCCGCCCTCGCCTCGACCGCCGCTTCGATTTTCGGCAAGACTTCCGGCAGAAACGCCTGCCCCCCGAAACCGGGCACCACCGTCATCAAGAGGAGGAGATCGATCTGGTCGAGAAAAGGAAGCGCCGCCTCAAGGGAAGTGGCCGGGTTGAGGGCCAGCCCGAAATGAAGCCCCGCGTCCCGGATCTCGTGGGAAATCGCCACCAAATCCACCTTGGCCTCCGCGTGCACCGTGATGACATCGGCGCCGGCGTCGCGAAAGGCCTCCCAGTAGCGAGCTGGCTCCTCGATCATAAGGTGGACATCCAGAAAGGCCTCCGGACCCGTCGCTTGCCGACAAGTCTCGACCACGGCCGGGCCGAAGGAGATATTGTTCACGAAATGCCCATCCATCACATCCAGGTGCAGCCAATCCGCGCCCGAGGAAAAGGCGCGCTGGGCCTCGGCCCCGAGTTGCGAGAAATCGGCCGCCAACAAAGAAGGGGCCACGATTCGTGGGTTGAGCTCCATGGCTGGTTCCCTATCCTGTCGGGGAAAACTGCGCAAGCGCCTTCCCGCCCTCATGACGAATGCCCTGCTCGAACTGCTGCCTGACCGCGATGAGCACTTCATGCGGGAAGCGCTCCGGCAAGCCGCCAAAGCCTACCGGGCCACCGAGGTGCCGGTCGGGGCCGTCGTGGTGGATGCGGCAGGCCACATCATCGGACGCGCTTGGAACCAAGTGGAACTGCTCAAGGACGCCACCGCCCACGCCGAAATGCTGGCCCTGACCCAAGCGCAGGCCCACGTGGGAGATTGGCGTCTCTCCGGCTGCACCCTCTACGTCACCAAGGAGCCCTGCCCCATGTGCGCCGGAGCCATCGTCCACTGCCGGCCGGACCGGGTCGTCTTCGGCTGCCCGGATGAGAAAGCCGGAGGGGCCGGAGGCCTCTACAACATCCTCCAAAGCGATTCGCTGAACCACCGCTGCGAAATCACTTCAGGAGTTCTCGCCCAAGAATCCTTGGCGCTTTTACGGCAATTCTTCAGCGAAGCCCGGGCCAAGGCCAAAGCCGCCAAGGCAGCACGGGATGCCCCACCCTAAGCTTTTTTCGCGCAAACCGCTGATTTGGGCCTGCTTTCTGCTCCTCTTTTCTACGGAGTAAAGTATCCATCCAGCGAGTCTCCCCCAGCCCGCTCCCGTCTGATTCCAGATCAACCGCCGGCTGCCATGAAAACGACCTTCTTTCTTTTGGGGATTTGTCTCCTGCTCCCTCTAGGGGCCATCGCGGAGCCGCAGGAGTGGTTCAATGCGGATCGCTCCCAATCGTTTATCGCGGAGTGGATCGCGCTCGAAGGCCAAGAAGTCACCCTTCGCCGCAGCAATGGGGCGACCGTCACGCTGGCCCTGGAGCGCTTCAGCCCCACCTGCCAAAGCAAGCTCAAAGAGCTGGCTGCCTCTCCCCTCCCGTCCGGTAGCGAAAGGATGGCCCGCTTGGCCGCCATCGAAAACTCTGCCTCCGCCGGTCTCCCCTCATCCCGCCGAGCCTCCCTGGCCAAGCTCCTCCAAAGCTTCCCCCTCGGCACCAGCCAAAATAAAATCTTGAAAGCCGCCAATCGTTCCACCCTTCTGATGCCGGTGGATTCCGATGTGGTCGTCTTTGGGACCACCTCGCGCGATGGCTACCAAACCCGAGTCGGCGGCCAGCCCTTTCACCTCACCTTCGAATTCGCGCAGGGCTTGCTGGTGGAAGTGACTCTCCAAAGCCCCGCCATGGAAAAAAGCCTCTTCTCCACCCAGGCCAAAACCCTCTGCGCCAGCTTGCGCGAGCAAATCGCCACCCAAGTGGGCCCGCCCAGCTACCCGGCCGCTTACCCTCCTCTTCGCTTCCTGCAAGAAGGCCACTACGTCAGTCATGCTGTTTGGGAAAAGCCGCAAAAAAATTGGGGGCACCTCTTTGTGGGGGTGGGGCTGGAAAACGGGCAAGTCCATTGCCTCCTGCGCCATCGGGAAGAGCCCTTCGCCATGGTGGCCAATGCGCGCTAAATTGCTCCGAAAAGGCCGCCTCCTACCCAGCGACCTGCTCAAGTGGTAGCCCAGTCGCGCGCTTCCATCTCGCACGCGCAGGAACCGCGAAACCTGACCCTCTACGCCGCTCCCTCCAAGCAACCAGATTCCCCCGCGGCTCCCATCCCTCGGCCATCCCCCTATTTGCGAATGATCACCCGGGTGCCGCGATCCGCCACGCCCCAGAACTCCCGGACGTTTTTCATCGGCATGCGAATGCAACCGTGGGAAGCCGGGTAATTCGGGACATAGCCATAATGCATCCCAAAGGCGCTGCAGCTTAGTCGCATGAAATAGGGCATGGACGAGCCGTAAATCGTCGAAGTCCAGTGCCGGTGGCGATTGGTGATGACAAACTCCCCCGTGGGCGTGCCGTGGCCACGCTTGCCCGTGGAAACCCGACTGGTCAGCTGGGGCACGCCATCTTTGAAAAGCACGGCCCGCTGCTCGGAAAGATCGATTTCGATGTGAATGACATCTCTCTCCTGGTCGGGATCCTTGCCCAGGAGCACCTGCATGCAGCGGATGTGCCCCTGCTCGGAAGCGAAGTGGATGGGGTAGCGCTTGTAATTGCGGGTGTAGCGATTTTTGCTGGCCCCGTAGTCGAGGAGCAACTGGACCAAACGATCGTCCCCCGTGGAAGCCGCCACCATGAGAGGCGTGATGCGGGAATCGCCATTGCGGAGATAGAAATTGAGATGGCGATCGCCGATCAAATCCCGCCACTCCTTGGCCACGCGTGAAGGCAGGTAGGACTCCACATTGGCCCCCGCCTCCAGAAGCTTACGGACAATGCTCTTCTCCCGCAGCGCCACCGCCGTGAACAGCACCGGGACGCCATAGGCATCTTCCGCGTTGGGACTGGCTCCCACCGAAAGCAGGGCATGGACGCGGAAATGCTTGCGCGCCCAGACCGCTTCCAAAAGAGCATGCTCGGCGCTGTTGGCCGAGAGAAAGGCCGGATCCGCCCCCCGGTCGACGAGTCGTTCCACGAGGGCCTCATTCTCCGACTCGGCCGCCAATCGGATGGGGGCCAGCTCTCCCTCCCAAGTCGGATTGACCTCTGCCCCCGCCTCCAGCAAATAATCCACCAAGGCCCAATCGCCCACCTGGGCCGCATACTGCAAGGGCCGGAGACCCGCCTCGTCTGGAGCATCCATCGGGACCCCCGCCTGCAAGAAGGTGGGAAGCAGCTCCGGTCGATTCAAATCCAGCAAGACCGCCACCGGCGGCAAGGAAACCCGCCCGGCAAAGAAGGGGTCGGCCCCCGCCCGCAAAAGCCGCTTCACAAAATCCACCTGCCCCGCCTCCAAGGCCACCCAGAGCGGCGGCTCCAAGCCCTTGCCATCGGGGTCGGCCCCTTGTTGGAGCGCCTCCCAGGCCAGCGACATCCGGCCCGCGCGGAGCGCCTCATTGAGCGCCCGTTCCCAGCCTCCTGAAGTCAGGGCCGGCCTAGCCCCTCTCTCGATCAAACCCAAAAGAAAGGCCTCCTCGGCCTCCGACTGGTAGGCCAAGTCGTACGCCAACCGACCCAACCCATCTGGCCGATTGGGATCCGCCCCCAGCTCCAGCAGCCACTCCGCAAAATCCCAATCTGCCGCCAAAAGCGCTCCTTCCAAAAGCGACGGGCCCTCCACACTGGCCACCAAAGGATCCGCCCCCGCCGCAATCAGCTCCTCCACTTGCCGCCGATCTTGATGGCGCAAAGCCAGCCCCACCGGGAACCAGCCGTCGGGCGTCGCCACCTCCACCGGAGCCTCCGGCTCCCTCAGCAAGCGCCGAACCACCGAAGCCTCCCGAAAACGCAGCGCCAGCGAGAGCGGCGTCTCCCCCCAGCCCTCCTCTCGCCACTGAGGCGCTCCCGCCACCAGCAGCAAATCCAGCAGCTCATCCTGCCCATAGCGCGCGGCCGCCTGCATCGCCTCATAGTTGGGGACGATCCCGCGGCCCTCCAAATCCAAGACCGCCTCCTCAGACAGGGAGACTTCCTCCTGACAGCTCGTAAGCAGCCCGAGAAAAAGGGTCCAAAGAGGGAAAAGGAAGCGGCGCATGCGAAGCAGAGATGAGACGCAAACTTGCGAAGAAAGTCAAGATGGAACGGCGGGATTTGGCTGCAAGGACCGCGCCAAGAAAAGAACTCCTTTCAAATCACCCAATCGGCCGAACTCCCGTCTGAAAGAAGATCGGCCAGCGTCCACTCGCTGAGCGCCTTCTCCAGCCCCGCAAAGACCTCCTTCCAAGCGCCAGCGGCCGCCGGCCCGCTCTCCCCCCCCTCAGGATCGTTCAGCTCCAGCACCCTTCCCTCGAGCGCCTGCGCGATGTCCAAAAGCGAAATCTCCTCGGGCCGTCTCGCCAAAAGATACCCCCCATTCTTGCCCCGCCTGCTCGCCACCAAGCCCGCCGGACGCAACTCGTTCAAAATCTGCACCAAGTAATGGGGGGAGAGCGCCTCCGCCTCAGCCAGCTCCTCCGCCCGACGCACCTCTCCGCGCTCGTAGGTCCGGGCCAGCTGGACGAGAGCCCGCGTGGCATACTCGATTTTCAAAGGCAGCCGCATCTTTTTAAAAATCCTGTTGCCAACAGCCCTCGTATCAAACATAAGTAAACCGCGCAACTTAATTCGGATTATTTCCATGGCTGGCAACGAATCCATCAAGACGGCCTCGAACTACCTTCGAGGCACCCTCATTGAATCCCTCGCCAACGGGATCACTGGCTCCGTCACCAAGGACGACACCCAGCTGACCAAATTCCACGGCATCTACCAGCAGGACGACCGGGACATCCGCGCCGAGCGTCGCAAAAAAAAGCTCGAGCCCGCCTACTCCTTCATGATTCGGGTTCGGGTCCCGGGCGGGGTCTCCACCCCCCAGCAATGGCTGGAAATGGACCGCATCGCGCACGAGCACGCCAATGGCACCATCAAGCTGACCACCCGTCAAGCCTTCCAATTCCACGGGGTCATCAAAAGCAATCTCAAGCGGACCATCCGGGAGATCAATGACTCGCTCCTCGACACCATCGCCGCCTGTGGCGACGTCAATCGCAACGTCATGTGCAACCCGAATCCCTTCCAGAGCCGGGTCCATGCCGGGGCCCAGAAACTGGCCCAGCAGATCTCCGATCACCTCACCCCTCGCACCAGCGCCTACCACGAAATCTGGCTCACGGACGACGAAGGGGAAAAGCACAAAGTCACCAAAGAGCCCGACGTCGAACCCATCTACGGCCCGACCTACCTACCACGGAAATTCAAAGTGGTCGTAGCCGTGCCGCCCAGCAATGACGTCGACATCTTCGCCAACTGCCTCGGCTACATCGCGATCGTCGAAGACGACGAAATCATCGGTTGGAACGTGACCGTGGGCGGCGGCATGGGGATGACCCACGGAGACACCCAAACCTTCCCGCGCTTGGCTGACATCCTCGGCTTCTGCACCCCGGAGCAGGCCGTGGAAGTGGCTGAAGCCGTCGTGCGGGTGCAAAAGGAATATGGCAACCGCCTCAACCGGAAAAACGCCCGCCTCAAATACACCATTGAAAACTTTGGCATCGAATGGTTCCGCAACGCCGTGGAACAGCGGATTGGCTACCCGCTCCAGCCGGCTCGTCCCTACAAATTTGAGCACAATGGCGACCGCTTCGGTTGGAGCCAAGACCACCTGGGGAACTGGCACTACGGACTCTTCGTCGAAAACGGCCGCCTCTACGACACCGAAGAAAACCCTGCCCTGACCGGTCTGCGGGAAATCGCCAAGGTTCACGAGGGAGACTTCCGCCTGAGCGCCAACCAAAACCTCGTCCTCTCCCGCATCCGCCCGGAGAAAAAAGACGAAATCCAAGCTCTGCTCGATGAATATGGACTGGATGGCGGCCAACACCGGACCGCCCTCCGCCGCAACTCCATGGCCTGCGTCGCCCTCCCCACCTGCGGCCTCTCGCTCGCCGAATCGGAACGCTACCTCCCCAAGCTGATCAGCGATCTGGATGACGTCGTGGAAGAAGCCGGCCTGCGCGATGACGACATCGTCATCCGCATGACCGGCTGCCCCAACGGCTGCGGCCGGCCCTACCTGGGCGAAATCGGCTTCGTCGGGACCGGCCCGAACACCTACAACCTCTACCTGGGAGCCGGCTTCGCCGGAGAACGCTTGAGCAAACTCTACCAGCGGGACGTCAAGGACCGGGAAATCGTCTCGACCCTCCGCCCCATCCTCCTGGACTACGCGCAAAATCGCCAAGCGGGAGAGCACTTCGGGGACTTCACCATCCGGGCCGGGTATGTCCACGCCACCACCGCGGGGAACAACTTTCACGAAAACATCATCGAGCGGGAGGCCGTCCTCGCATGAACGCCATCGCACCGGAGACCCCCGCGCTCGACCTGGCCGCGCTCAACGAAGAATTCGCCCAGCTCACCCTCAAAGAGCGCTTCGCCCTCATCGGAGAGCGCTTCGGCGAACGCGCCATCGCCAGCACCAGCGCCGGGGCCCAAGCCAGCGTCATGCTCCATCTGGTCACCAAGCACCTGCCCCAGCTCCCCATCGTCTTCATCGACACCGGCTACCACTTCCGGGAAACCTACCACTACCTCGAAACGCTCAAAGAACGCTTCGGGGCTGACTTCCGCGTCTACACCTCCAAAATCACCCCCGCCCGCCAAGAAGCCCTCTGGGGACAACGCTGGGAGGGGGATGCCAAAGACCTGGAGCAATACGGCCTCCTCAACAAAGTCGAGCCCATGAACCGGGCCCTCCGGGAGCTGGGGGCCACCACCTGGCTGAGCGGCGTCCGCAGGGCCCACAGCAGTGGCCGGGCCCAGCGCAACTTCTTTGAACAGCAGAAAGGCACCTTGAAAATCTTCCCCATCCTCGACTGGAGCGAAGACGACATGGCCAACTACATGACCCTCTACAGCCTCCCCGCCCACCCCCTCGTCGAAAAAGGCTACGTCTCCATCGGAGACTGGCACAGCACCAAACCGCTCGAAGAAGGCATGCACGCCGAAGACACTCGCTTCAATGGCATCAAGCGCGAATGCGGCCTCCACGAAGCGAGCGACGTCTCGAACTTCCAAATCTGAGGCCCCCAACTGAAGCGCCAAGCGAACTCCGCCCCTCCTCCTCCCCATGCAGCTCCCCGACTACGCCCCCTTCGACCCCGCCCAGCGCCAAGCCCTCGCCAGCCTCCTCGCCACCATGACGCCCCAGCAGGCCTCCTGGCTGAGTGGCTTCGTGGCCGGCGCGCAAACGGCCGGACAGGGCGCGGCCGCCGCTCCCGCTCCTGCATCAGCCCCTGCCCCAGCCGCCAAAAGAGAACTGACCGTCCTCTTCGGCACCGAATCGGGCAACTCCGAGGCCCTCGCGGACCAAACCGCCAAACTCGGCAAAAAAAACGGCTTCAAAGTCAAAACGCGCAACATGAGCGAAACGAAGGCCCAAGACCTGGCGGCCGTCGAAAACCTCCTCGTCGTCGTCAGCACCTGGGGGGATGGCGACCCTCCCGAAGCCGCCATCGGCTTCTACGAAGACCTCATGGGGGAGCAGGCCCCCGCCCTCGACGGCCTTCACTTCTCGGTCTGCGCCTTGGGGGACACCGCCTACGAACAATTTTGCGAAACGGGCAAGCGCATCGATGAGCGACTCGAAAAACTCGGCGGCCAGCGCGTCCACGCCCGCCAGGATTGCGACGTCGAATACGAAGAACCCTGGAAAGCCTGGGTCCAGCCCGCGCTCGACGGCTTCCCGCAAACCGCCGCCCCCTCCCAAAGCGTCCCCGCCCCCAC contains the following coding sequences:
- a CDS encoding NADPH-dependent assimilatory sulfite reductase hemoprotein subunit, whose translation is MAGNESIKTASNYLRGTLIESLANGITGSVTKDDTQLTKFHGIYQQDDRDIRAERRKKKLEPAYSFMIRVRVPGGVSTPQQWLEMDRIAHEHANGTIKLTTRQAFQFHGVIKSNLKRTIREINDSLLDTIAACGDVNRNVMCNPNPFQSRVHAGAQKLAQQISDHLTPRTSAYHEIWLTDDEGEKHKVTKEPDVEPIYGPTYLPRKFKVVVAVPPSNDVDIFANCLGYIAIVEDDEIIGWNVTVGGGMGMTHGDTQTFPRLADILGFCTPEQAVEVAEAVVRVQKEYGNRLNRKNARLKYTIENFGIEWFRNAVEQRIGYPLQPARPYKFEHNGDRFGWSQDHLGNWHYGLFVENGRLYDTEENPALTGLREIAKVHEGDFRLSANQNLVLSRIRPEKKDEIQALLDEYGLDGGQHRTALRRNSMACVALPTCGLSLAESERYLPKLISDLDDVVEEAGLRDDDIVIRMTGCPNGCGRPYLGEIGFVGTGPNTYNLYLGAGFAGERLSKLYQRDVKDREIVSTLRPILLDYAQNRQAGEHFGDFTIRAGYVHATTAGNNFHENIIEREAVLA
- a CDS encoding phosphoadenylyl-sulfate reductase, which gives rise to MNAIAPETPALDLAALNEEFAQLTLKERFALIGERFGERAIASTSAGAQASVMLHLVTKHLPQLPIVFIDTGYHFRETYHYLETLKERFGADFRVYTSKITPARQEALWGQRWEGDAKDLEQYGLLNKVEPMNRALRELGATTWLSGVRRAHSSGRAQRNFFEQQKGTLKIFPILDWSEDDMANYMTLYSLPAHPLVEKGYVSIGDWHSTKPLEEGMHAEDTRFNGIKRECGLHEASDVSNFQI